The Deltaproteobacteria bacterium nucleotide sequence GGCACCGCGCTTGGGCAAACGCTGCGCAAAGTCTTGCTGGAAGTCGGTGAAACGCCCGTGGTGCCGGCGGCTGAATTGTTGCTTTACCTTGCTGACCGCGCGCAACATGTTCAGGAGGTGATCAGGCCCGCGTTGCTGCGCGGCGACGTCGTGCTGTGCGATCGCTACACGGACTCGACGCTGGCCTATCAAGGCTACGGCCGGGGCATCGATCTGGCGGTTTTGCGCCAACAGAACGCGATTGCCAACGGCGGGCTGGCGCCGGATCTCACTTTGTTGTTTGACTGTCCCGTCGAAGTAGGGCTGGGGCGAACAGTACGACGCCAAACTGAAGCGGGCGCAGCGGCAAACGCCGAGGATCGCTTCGAGCGCGAGCACAAACAGTTTCACGAAAAGCTGCGCGCCGGATTTCTTGAAATGGCCAAGGCAGAGCCAAAGCGATTTCGCGTTATCGACGCGACCCAGTCGATTGAAGCGATTGCCGAGCAAGTCAGAACCATCGTCGAACGGGAACTGACCCCATGAGTTTTGCTGAAATTATCGGCCAGCCAAAGCCGTTGGCAATTCTCCGCAGCGCTTTGGCCAATGGCAGGCTGCATCACGCCTACTTATTTCTCGGTCCCGAGGGTGTGGGCAAGCGAGCGATTGCGTTGGCTTTGGCCAAGGCGATTCACTGCGCCGGCGCCAACGGTGACTTCTGCGGGCAGTGCGTCAATTGCAAGCGCATCGGCG carries:
- a CDS encoding dTMP kinase, translating into MVRFITFEGGDGSGKTTQLKRLEAWLKSQGRRCVVTREPGGTALGQTLRKVLLEVGETPVVPAAELLLYLADRAQHVQEVIRPALLRGDVVLCDRYTDSTLAYQGYGRGIDLAVLRQQNAIANGGLAPDLTLLFDCPVEVGLGRTVRRQTEAGAAANAEDRFEREHKQFHEKLRAGFLEMAKAEPKRFRVIDATQSIEAIAEQVRTIVERELTP